CTCCTGGGCCAGATAGGGGTTGATGGCCTGGGCGCCGTAGCCCAGGAGGGTGGCGAAGTGGTGGACGTCCCGGGGCTCGGCGCTCTCCAGGATCATGGAGACTGCGGTGCGCTTTTTCGTCCGCACCAGATACTGCTCCAAGGCGGACACCGCCAGCAGGGAGGGGATGGCTACATGGTTCTCGTCCACCCCCCGGTCTGACAGGATCAGGATGTTGGTGCCATTCTTGTAGGCCCGGTCCACGTTGACGAACAGCCGGTCCAGGGCATTGGCCAAGGGAGAGCCCTTGTAGTACAGCAGGGAGATGGTCTCCACATGGAAGCCAGGCCGGTCCATGTAGCGGATCTTCATCAGATCCACGGAGGTGAGGATGGGGTTGTGGATCTGGAGGACTGTGCAGTTCTCCGCTCTTTCCTCCAGCAGATTGCCGCCGGAGCCCACATACACCGTGGTGTCGGTGACGATCTCCTCGCGGATGGCGTCCATGGGCGGGTTGGTCACCTGGGCGAAGAGCTGCTTGAAGTAGCTGAACAGGGGCTGGTGCTTTTCCGACAGCACCGCCAGCGGTGTGTCCACGCCCATGGCGGAGGTGGGCTCCGCCCCATCCCGGGCCATGGGGAGGATGGCGTCCTTCACCTCCTCATAGGTGTAGCCGAAGGCCTTGTACAGCCGGTCCCGCCGCTCCTGGGAGGACCGCTCCACACGCCGGTTGGGGATGGGAAGATCCCGCAGGTATACCAAGTGGGCATCGAGCCACTCGCCGTAGGGCTGCTGGCGGGCGTACCGCTCCTTGACCTCGGCGTCGTCCACCAGTCGACCGGCAGTCAGGTCTGCCAGCAGCATCCGCCCCGGCTGGAGCCGGGACTTCTTCACGATCTTCTCCGGCGGGATGTCCAGCACCCCCACCTCGGAGGAGAGAATCAGCTGCTTGTCGGTAGTGAGATACCACCGACAGGGGCGCAGGCCGTTCCGGTCCAGCACCGCGCCCACCGTGTCCCCATCGGAGAACACGATGGCCGCCGGGCCGTCCCAGGGCTCCATCATGGTGGCATAGTAGTGGTAGAAGTCCCGCTTCTCCCGGCTCATTTTCCGGTCGTTGGCCCAGGGTTCCGGGATGCACATCATCACCGCCTGGGGCAGTGGGATGCCGTTCATCATCAGAAATTCCAGGGTGTTGTCCAGCATGGCGGAGTCGGAGCCGCTCTGGTCTACCACCGGCAGGATCTTGTCCATGTCCGCCTCCAGTACGGCCGAGTGCATAGTCTCCTCCCTGGCCAGCATCCGGTCCACGTTGCCCCGGATGGTGTTGATTTCACCGTTATGGAGGATGTAGCGGTTGGGATGGGCCCGCTCCCAGCTGGGGGTGGTGTTGGTGGAGAACCGGGAGTGGACCAGGGCGATGGCGCTCTCACAATCCGGCTCCGTCAGGTCCGTGTAGAACTTCCGCAGCTGCCCCACCAGGAACATGCCCTTGTACACGATGGTCCGGCTGGAGAAGGAGCAAATGTAGGTGTTCACATTGGATTGCTCGAACTCCCGGCGGACCACATACAGCTTCCGGTCAAAGTCCAGGCCACGGGCGCAGTCTACAGGCCGGGCCACAAAGCACTGGCAGATGCAGGGCATACAGTCCAGGGCCTTCCGGCCCAGCACCTCCGGATGGGTGGGCACATCCCGCCAGCCCAGGAAGTCCAGCCCCTCCTTGGACGCGATGATCTCCAGCATCTTCTGGGCCTGGGCCCGCTTCAGCGCGTCTGCGGGGAAGAAGAACATGCCCACGCCATAATCCCGGGGGCCGCCCAGGGCGATGCCCTCGGCGGAGGCCGCCTTCACCATCAGCTTGTGTGGCACCTGAATCATCAGCCCCACGCCGTCACCGGTCTCGCCGGTGGCGTCTTTACCTGCCCGGTGCTCCAGCTTTTCCACGATCTTCAGGGCACTGTCCACTGTGGCGTGGGACGGCGTGCCCTTCAAATTCACCACGGCGCCGATGCCGCAGGCGTCGTGCTCCCACAGGGATCATAGATATTGTGTATGTTCTGCGCTGGTCCACTCATTGGGACTGCCTCCCTTGTCGTTTCATCGTCAGGCTTCAGCCTGTTGTGTACCGCTCCAGGATCAGCCGGGCGGTCTCTGCAAGCCGCAGCCCCGTGTCCATGCTGTACTTCTGCAGAAAGCGGTGGGCCTCCGCCTCGCTCATGAGGTTTACCTCCATCAGCACCGCCTTGGCCCGGCAGATCAGCCGCTCCTCCTCGGCACTTCGCTGGATATGAAGCCGGGGAGCCGGGGCGCCGCCTGCAAGGACTCCCTGGGCCAGATCCAGCGAGGCGAAGAACTCCGCCCGGGAGGAGGGGACGGCCAACTTGATGAGGTTCCTGTCCCCACACAGCTCCAGATTCCCGGGAGAGGAGATGACCAGCACCGGGGCGATGCCCGTGAGGTCCACGGCCAGCATCTCCGCAGTCATGTCCCGCAGCCGGAAACCGCAGATGACGACGGCTCCGCCCAGCTTCCGGGCGGCTCGGATGGTTTCCGCGCCGCTGAAGCAGGAGATGGACGGCGCGAGGCCGCCGGAGCCCAGAATGCGGGTGATCTGGGCGTGGGCTTTCTCAGAGGCAAACGCCAATATGATCCTGTCCATGGAATTTGCCCCCCTCCTCTCTCTGCGGCCCTGTCAGAAGGGCCGGCAGGTCAGTACGCCACCAGATACTGTTCCAGCTCCCACTGGGACACCTGGGCGGCGTACGACCGGCACTCCCGACGCTTTCCGGCCAGATACTGCTCCGTCACGTGGGCACCTAGCGCGTCCGTAATGACGCTGTCTGCCTCCAGGGCCCGGACGGCCTCCTCCAGAGAGCCGGGGAGCCGCTGGATGCCGGAGGCGTCTCCCACCTCGTAAAGGTTGCCGGTGAGGGGGCGGGGGGCGTCATCTGCTGCTCGATCCCGTCCAGTCCCGCGGCAAGGCACGCCGCCAGGGCCAGATAGGGGTTGCAGGCGGGATCAGGGCTCCGCAGCTCCACCCGGGTGCTGTTTCCCCGCGGTGTTGGAATGCGGACCAAGGCGGAGCGGTTGCCGGTGGACCAGGCCAGATGGCAGGGGGCTTCGTAGCCGGGCACCAGCCGCTTGTAGCTGTTCACCAGTGGATTGGTGACGGCACAGCATCCCCGTACGTGTCCCAGCAGTCCCGCGATGAACTGATAGGCCAGCGGGGACAGGTGCCGGGGATCCGCCTCGTCATAGAAGGCATTTTTCCCATCCCGAAACAGGGACATATTTACGTGCATGCCGCTGCCGGCGGCGCCGCTGACGGGCTTGGGCATGAAGGTGGCGTGGAGGCCGTTCTTCTGGGCCAGGGTCTTCACCGCCAGCTTGAAGGTCATGATGTTGTCCGCAGCCCGCAGGGCGTCGGTGTACTGGAGGTCGATCTCGTGCTGGCCGGCTGCCACCTCGTGGTGGCTGGCCTCCACCGCCACGCCCATCTGCTCCAGATTCAGGCAGATCTCCCGGCGGGTCCCCTCCCCATGGTCCAGAGGGCCCAGGTCAAAATAGCTGGCCTCGTCGGAAGTCCGGATGGTGGGCTGACCGTCTTCATCGGTCTGGAACAGGAAGAACTCCAGTTCCGCTCCCACATTGCAGGTGAAGCCCAGGGCGTCGGCACGGCGGAGCACCCGCTTCAGCACACCTCGGGGATCACCGGCGAAGGCGGTACCATCGGGGTTGTGGACGTCGCAGATCAGCCGGGCCACCTTGCCGTACTGGGGCCGCCAGGGCAGGATGGCAAAGGTGTCCAGGTCCGGCCAGAGATACTGGTCTGATTCTTCAATGCGGACGAATCCCGCGATGGAGCTGCCATCCATCATAATCTGGTTGTCCAGCGCCCGCCCGATCTGAGAGGCGGTGATGGCTACGTTTTTCAGCTGGCCGAAAATGTCTGTGAACTGCATACGGATGAACTGGGCATCCTCCTCCCGGACCAGCCGGATGATGTCCTCCTTGGTGTAGTGACGCATGAGCCTGACTCCTTTCCGATGGTGACCGTGTATGGACGCGGAGCGCCCCTCCGCGAAAAATTTTAAAAAGAAAAAAGAGCAAAGGATACCGCCAAAGGGCGCCTTTGCTCTCAGTGCTATTATTATACGAACTTTAAGGCGGTGTTGTCAAGACACTTGGGGGCCCGGAATCCCCACAGACGGAAAATTTGTGGGACCGCCTAAAATCGTTCCGCCGTCCCCAGGAGCTTTGGCGAAATCGACAAAAAATGGAGGAATGCGTTGACAGCTCCGACAAAGCTGACTGCGCGCCCGCCATCAAACAAAGGTACTTTGGCCCACCATCCCACAGCGCCTTGTTTGATACACGCAACGAGACATATCCCACTCAATGGCGGGGGCATTTCTTTTGGCAAAAGAATATGACCGACACATCAGCGGTTATGAAGATCGTCAGCACACCATCTTGCAGGACAGCGATTGCCCCGCAGGCCCCGGATGCCCGGTCCCCTGACCACGCCGGACGAAAAGGGCCGTTGCCCGCAGGCTGCTCTGGAACGGCCCTTCCGGGGAAATCTTCCATTGGCAGCAGTTATCCCATGACTTAGGATGCCCGCTGCCGTGCAGCTGGGACCGCGTTTCCCCCGGCGGGAAGGAAACACAAAACGCGCCCGGACCGGGAATCCCGGTCCGGGCGCGGCGCGTGGAGACAGCGCGGATTTACGGCTGCCGCAGGTGGATCTGGCAGGAGGGCAGATCGTAGAAGGGCTCTGCCGCCGTAGGGGTCAGGCCGGATACGGCCCCGGTCTGGTACAGGACGGAGGAGGACTTAAAGCACAAGGGCAGAATAGGCGCTTGCTGCTGAAGATAGGCACACAGGTCCGACAGAGCTGCGGCCCGGTCCTCCGCTGCGGCGCAGGCGGCCAGGAGCTGCTCCGTCTGGGGATCCGCCCAGCCGCCGTAGTTCAGACTGCCGCCGGTGCCCACCAGGGCGGAAAGGTCCCAATTCGCAGGCAGCCGCACTTCGCCATAGTACAGGTCGAAGTTCCCGGCGGCCAGGGCGGCGGCATACTCCTCCCAGGGCAGGGCCTCCACTTGGATCTGAAGGTCGAAATCCGACAGGGCCTGGGCGATATGCTCCGCAGCGGAGGCCTTGAAAGTGTTCTCCTGATTCACCAGCAGGGTCACTGTGCGGGTCCGGCCGGTGTTCAGTCCCGCTGCCTCCATCGCTGCGGCGAAATCGTCATAGGAGTATAGGGACTCCAGCTCCGCCGGGTAGAGCGGGGAGACAGGGGAGACCGGGAACTGGGCCGCCCGGGCGTGTCCGGACAGCACGGCGCTCACCAGCGTCTCCCGGTTGATGCCCAGGCCCAGGGCCCGGCGGGCGGCGCTGTCCTGAAAGGGGGCGCGGGCGGTGTTGAAGCCCAGGAACTGAAGCACTGTGGTATCCGCATCCTCATAGCTGATGTTGCCGGTGGCGGTGATGGGCTCCGTGCCGATCAGGTCGGCAGTAATCAACTGCACCTCGTGGGAGGAGAACTGGTACAGTATGGCCTCCCGGTCCCTGGCGGCGGAGAGGGCGATCCGCTCCGCGGGGCGGGACTCTCCCCGCCACCAGCCGCTGTGGGACGCCAGACAGGCACCCGCTTCATCGGTGGTGAAATAGTAGGGGCCGGTGCCCACAGGGGTGAGGCTTTCCTCGGTTCCGGACTTGACGATGGGGATGTCCAGCAGGGCCGGGAGGCTGGAGTCCGGGCGGGACAGGGTTACGATTACCACCCCGTCCCCGGCGGAGACAGCGGCCACATGGGCCAGCCGGGCGCTGTACCGCTGGGAACTCTTGGCCCGCCGCAGGGTGGCCGCCGCGTCCGCCGCCGTCAGGGGGGACCCGTCGGAAAAGGTGACGCCGCTGCGGAGGGTGAACGTGTAGGTGAGGGAGGCGGCGTCATAGGTGTAGCTCTGGCACAGCCACGGCTGGGGTTCCAGCTGGCGGTCCAGGCGGAAGAGTCCCTCGTAGATGAGGGAGCCCGCCACCTGCTGCATACCGTCGGCACAGGTCACCGGGTCCAGCGTCTGGTCCGGGTCATAGGGAAGGGTGAACGCCGCAGGGAGGATCACCTCCTCCTGCTGGTCGGCGGGCTCCTGGTCCCCCAGCAGGCCGTTGGCGGACTCCACGGGGGCTTCCGTCCAGCAGCCGGACAGCAGCAGGGTCACTGCCCCCAGCAGGCACAGGATCTGGATGCGCTTGGTCTTGGTCATGGCACAGGCCCTCCGGCAAAGAGTGTTTCAAAGGCAGATCACGGCCACCTGTGCGCCCCGGGCCTCGCCCATCTTCCGGTGGGACCAGAAGAGGTCGGGGCGGCAGGCGGTACACAGGCCGCAGATGTCGATATGCTCCGGCGCGACACCGGCGTGGAGCAGCCACTGACGGTTCAGACCCGCCAAATCTACATGGTATTTGGGCCCTCGACGCTCCAGATACGGCCCCGCCTCCGGCCCCAGGGCAGAGGCCCGCATGGCCTCCGGTACGTCGCCGTCGGTCTCAAAGCAGCATTTCCCAATGCAGGGCCCCACGGCAGCCAGGATGCGTTCCGGTCTGGCGCCCAGCAGGCGGACCATCTCCCGGACGGTCTTCTCCACGATTCCAGCGGCACAGCCCCGCCATCCGGCGTGGACCGCTCCCACGCACCCGGCGTCCGGGTCATGGAGCAGAAGGATGCCGCAGTCGGCGGAGAACACCACCAGGGGCAGTCCTTTTTCAGCGGTGATGAGGGCGTCGGCGTCGTAGTCCCGGTCCCGGATCAGACCCTTCCCGGCGTCGGCGGCGGTGCAGAGCCGCACATCATCCCGGTGGACCTGCCGGGAGAGGACGGGGTACGCCGAGTCCATATCCAGGGCGGCGAAAAAGCGGCGGTAGTTCTCCTCCACGTTCTCCGGCGCGTCCCCGCGTCCGGGGCCCAGGTTCAGGGTATCCCACGGCGCCGGAGACACCCCGCCCCGCCGGGTGGAGAATCCGTGGCGCACCCCGCCCAGCAGGGGAGAGGCGAGCCAGACCAGACTCTGTTGTTCATGGGTGACAAATGACATGGCGACCTCCTTTGATTGAGCATGAAAAGGGACGTCAGGAGCGTTCCTGGGGATCGTTCACCGGGTCCGCAAGGCGGCGGGAACCCTACCACCAGATGGTACCAGTCAGAAACAGCAGGGCGCTGACGAGGAACAAGGCTGTAAAAGGTTGGTGCCTTCGGCGAATAGGTATCCAAAGGCCAGCAGCCCCAGGGCAGATACCATCAGACCTATGCCGATCAGCATATTTCGAATCGTGTGCAGCAGGCGGATGCTCTCCTGATTTTCACCCACGGAAGCAGCTCCCTTCTGTGAAAAGACCGCCCCCTGCCCTCCGGCAGGAGAGAACAGGGAGCGGAAGAGATAAAAATGAAAAGACAAAGGATAAAAGATAGAGTGGAGAGTGAGGAGATGCTCCCAAAAGGAAAGGGGCTAGGGGAAACCCATCCGGGTTTCCCCAGTTGATCTGCCGAAGGCAGATCAAGAAATTCCAATCATTTTCGCCGCGGCGTGTACGTGGCGAAAATACTTTGACCTAAGCGCCTTGGGCGCGTTCACCAGTCCGCAGACTGGTGGTGGGGAGGTCGAGGGGGAGCCTGCTCCCCCTCGAAATCAGTTGTCGTGGTACTCCTTGCAGGTGCACTTCTTCCACTTCAGGCCGCTGCCGCAGGGGCAGGGGTCGTTGCGGCCGATCTTGTTGACCTTGACAGGCTGCTTCTTGGGGCGGTGCCGTCGCCGCCCACGTTTTCCACCATGCCCTTGGCCACCCGCTCCCGCTTGACCTCCTCGTCCTTCTTCAGCCGGACGGAGAACATGCGGCGGACCGTCTCGGTCTGGATGGCGGAGACCATCTCCTCGAACATGGTCAGGGACTCCTGCTTGTAGGCGATGACCGGGTCGGTGTTGGCATAGGCCCGCAGGCGGATGCCCTGCTTCAGGTCGTCCATGGCGTCGATGTGGTCCATCCAGTACTCGTCCACCACGCGCAGCATGATGACCCGCTCCAGCTCCCGCATGAGGGGCGTACCGATCTCCGCCTCCTTGGCCTCGTAGGTCTTCTCTGCGGCCTCCAGGAAGAGGTCGGTGAAGTCCTGCTGGGTCTTGTCGGCGGCGTCGTCCTCCGTGAACTGGAAGGTGTCCTTGGGGAAGTA
This DNA window, taken from Dysosmobacter welbionis, encodes the following:
- a CDS encoding ANTAR domain-containing response regulator, whose protein sequence is MDRIILAFASEKAHAQITRILGSGGLAPSISCFSGAETIRAARKLGGAVVICGFRLRDMTAEMLAVDLTGIAPVLVISSPGNLELCGDRNLIKLAVPSSRAEFFASLDLAQGVLAGGAPAPRLHIQRSAEEERLICRAKAVLMEVNLMSEAEAHRFLQKYSMDTGLRLAETARLILERYTTG
- a CDS encoding ABC transporter substrate-binding protein, with the protein product MTKTKRIQILCLLGAVTLLLSGCWTEAPVESANGLLGDQEPADQQEEVILPAAFTLPYDPDQTLDPVTCADGMQQVAGSLIYEGLFRLDRQLEPQPWLCQSYTYDAASLTYTFTLRSGVTFSDGSPLTAADAAATLRRAKSSQRYSARLAHVAAVSAGDGVVIVTLSRPDSSLPALLDIPIVKSGTEESLTPVGTGPYYFTTDEAGACLASHSGWWRGESRPAERIALSAARDREAILYQFSSHEVQLITADLIGTEPITATGNISYEDADTTVLQFLGFNTARAPFQDSAARRALGLGINRETLVSAVLSGHARAAQFPVSPVSPLYPAELESLYSYDDFAAAMEAAGLNTGRTRTVTLLVNQENTFKASAAEHIAQALSDFDLQIQVEALPWEEYAAALAAGNFDLYYGEVRLPANWDLSALVGTGGSLNYGGWADPQTEQLLAACAAAEDRAAALSDLCAYLQQQAPILPLCFKSSSVLYQTGAVSGLTPTAAEPFYDLPSCQIHLRQP
- the pgeF gene encoding peptidoglycan editing factor PgeF, translated to MSFVTHEQQSLVWLASPLLGGVRHGFSTRRGGVSPAPWDTLNLGPGRGDAPENVEENYRRFFAALDMDSAYPVLSRQVHRDDVRLCTAADAGKGLIRDRDYDADALITAEKGLPLVVFSADCGILLLHDPDAGCVGAVHAGWRGCAAGIVEKTVREMVRLLGARPERILAAVGPCIGKCCFETDGDVPEAMRASALGPEAGPYLERRGPKYHVDLAGLNRQWLLHAGVAPEHIDICGLCTACRPDLFWSHRKMGEARGAQVAVICL